From the Lemur catta isolate mLemCat1 chromosome 1, mLemCat1.pri, whole genome shotgun sequence genome, the window CACTAAGCCAGCAGGGTGACAAGGATGACCGACAGAGGGCCAGGGAGGACCTCAATGCGGAGGTGACATCAAGGCAGAGACCTGAACCAAGCCAGGGAGGGAGTCAGGTGAAGACCTGGGGGATGACGACGCAGCCCAcgcaaaggccccgaggcaggGAGAGGGTGCCGGCTGGGGGTGAGCAGCTGGGGAGATCTGAGGTGGCCAGGCCAGACCACGTAGGGCCTGTGGGCATGGTAAGGATTTCGGGTTTTGTACTAAAGGTGACAAGAGCTTTCAGCACAGGACAGATACCAGACTTGAGTGTCCCCTGTATCCCCTGCTGCTGAGAGGTGGGGTGTGTGATGTGGACAAGAAAGGCAGCAGGCGAGGGAGGAACACGTATGTCCACACGAGGACTTGCATGTGCATGTCCACGGCTGCTCTAGGCACAATGGCCCCTCTAGTCACAACGGCCCCATctctgataaaaatagaaaaattagcctggcgtagtggcacctgtagtcccagctacttgggaggctgaggcaggaggatcgcttgagccctgcagttggaggctgcagtgagctgtgatgacaccactgcactccagcctgggcgactgtctcagaaaaaaaaagaagaagaagaagagaaagaaatgccgAAAGGCAGCAGGGAGACCCGTGAAGAGGTCccgtgggctgggctggggaggtggaCAGCTGGGGGTTCGGAGGGCCTTGGCGGTGGGACTGGACGCCCCTGGAGAGGAGAGGCCCGGCCGGCTCAGGGGCTCAAGGGCTGGGCGAGCTCCCCGGGGCCcggcaggcagggagagggatggGGGCTGTGTTACCTCGACAACGGGGTCCGTGGAATATTCCTTCAGCAGCTCCAGGACTTCTGGGTTCCCAATGGCTCCCAGGGCCTCCCCTGGGAAGAAGCAGCCAGATAGCACGTGGTGGGCAGGTGGGCGGGACATGTGGCACTACCTGGGGGAGCCACAGACCCCCTGACACCCCTCCCACGACTCCGCTCCCGCCTCTGGCCACGGCTGATTGGAGCTGCAGCGGGTACAGGCTCCAAGCCGGGCCAATCAGTCCCCTCACCAGAGTGGGGACCTGCCTGGAACCACACAGGCCACAGCAGACAGCaaagctgcccccacccctgagACTCCGAGACACGTGTGTCATTACAACCAGGGGACGCAGCTGACAAGGAGTTCCAGGAACATTTGGACTAGTGGAGCCGTCAGGAACAGCCCCCTACAAGAGGAGATTTTACGCTGCCATCGGGGAAGGAGGCTGGCCAGGCCAAGGCAGGCTGGACACTGAGGCCTCTGGCCAAGACGGACACCTGTGCCACCTGCCCTGAGACCAGGATGTGGGTGCAGGGAGGGTGCAGCGGGCAGTGGCAGGTGTATACAAAGACCAGGTCGGGGCAGGGGCCTGCAGCACAGCTGATGTCAGCAGGCACCAGACTGGGCAGGGCCTCGCGCCCACACGGAGCAATCTATTCTCCTGTGGGCACAGGTGGGCGCTGAACCAGGTGGAAACCCGGAGCTGGGGAAGACGCTCCTTCAGCAAACTCAGAGTCCAGGCTGCCAGGAGCACGTAACAGACCTGACCCTGAGTTAGggcctgtccctcctctgcccacagccctccatggctcccGCCTCCCTCAGGATCAAAGCCCaagtcctccctgcagcccaccagggctcccctcctccctctgctgcaGCCACACGTGCCTCCTCACTGCGCCTCCAACACGCCAGGCATGGTCCTGCCCCAGAGCCTTTGCATAGGCTGTgccctctacctggaatgctctttccatAGATTTCCACTCAGACAACTCCCTTACTGCATTCAGGTCTCTCTACAGATTAAAAACTGCAACtcggccgggcatggtagctcacacctgtaatcctagcactctgggatgcaaaggcgggcagatcgtttgagctcaggagtttcagaccagcctgagcaagagcgagaccctgtctctactaaaaaatacagaaagatattagctggacaactaaaaaaatatatatataaaattagctgggcatggtggcacatgcctgtagtcccagctactcgggaggctgagacaggaggatcgcttgagcccaggagtttgtgttgctgtgagctaggctgacgccatggcactctagcccaggcaacagagtgagactctgtctcaaaaaataaaaaataaaaataaaaaaaaataaaatgaaaactgcaaCTCTTCCCTCCCTGCAATACCTGCAGAACCGCCATTGGTTCCCTGCCCTATTTCCCCCAGGCACTTATACATTTCAACCATAGCATGACTTGGTGTTCTGCTTATGGGAAAAGCAAGGTTTGGGGTAGAACACTCTTTGCAAAGAGAGCTACCCAAAACTGTAGTTGGAATCTTGATAGTTAGCTGGGACAGCTCAGCATAGCTGATGAGTAACTCAAGGAATATTAAAAATGCCCCCAAAATAATCAAATGGAGTGggcgtggtggcacctgtagtcccagttactcaggaggctaaggcaggaggatcatttgagcccagcagttggaggctgcagtgagctgtgatgacgccactgcactccagcctgggagacagggcaagactcatctctaaaaaaattataataataaaaatgacaaaaaaaatcaaatggaaacaCAGGTCAGGCTTGCTGGCTGGAAACTACGGAGCCCGGGGCCAGTGAGGCTGCAGTCAGGTGGGCCCAGGCAGAAGCCCAAGCCTAGGGGCTGCTCTCTCTCTGCGGAGCCCTGGATGCACGTGGGAGCTTTGCATTTTCTCGAAATAGAGCCCACAGGCCCCTGCCTGGGGAGTGGGTGAGACGGCGGCCTTGTCCTTTCCTGCTGAAGGCTATGCAGGTGTGCGCCTGCCCGTCTCCCTCCATCTGGGCACAATCCCGTGTGCGCAGTATGCCCTGTGGGTCAGGAGCCTGTCACTTGCTCATTGCAAAGACGCTCTCTGGTTACAGACACACGGTCCCAGCCACACTGACACGCCGACTATTAGacttatttctgtatttattttattattattattatttttagtagagacaggaccttgctcttgctcaggctggtctcaaactcctggcatcaagtgatcctcccacctcagcctcccaaagtgctgggattacaggcatgagccacctcacctggcctttaattgtttttgttttttttttttttaaaatcaaaggaatAGTACTTCCTAACAAGTGACAATCATAAGAAATTCAAATCTCCACACTTACAAGTGGTTGCTGTCGGTCACAGCCATGGCCGTGTGGTGGCGGAGGGCTTGCGGTGGGTCTCTGAGTCACTGTCCAGTCTGCAGAGCTAAAGCTATTTACTGTCCAGGGCTTTACAGAAAGTTGACTGCCCTGACCTGTGTCACCTGAGTGAGTACGCGAACACAAGAGGCAACCGAGAGGAGAGGCAGAAGGGAGTGGGGTGTCCCGGCCACAGATGGGAGGGCGTGAGGCCCTGGCCACTCACCTGCCTCGTGGCGCACCATGGGCTCCTGGCAAGTGTCACGCAGCACGTCCACCAGCACGGGGATGGCGCGGGCATCCTGCATCTGGCCCAGGCAGTACGCCAGCTCGTGCTTGAGCAGGGCGGAATCGTCACTGAAGGCCTGGCTGATCCAGGAGATGGCGCCCGGGCCGCCGAGCCCACGCAGCGTGAACAGTGCCCGGAAGCGAGTCTGTAAGGGCTGCTTGGGGTCCACCAGTGTCCTCCCTATGGCCTCCACCTCCTGCTCCGTCACCATGgtgcccacctcctcctgcccgtCGATTGGACACAGCCCTGCCCGGGCTAAATGGAGGGTCTCAGGGGTGTAACAACCTACAGTAGAAAAAGGAGGGCTCAGGTCAGAGGTGTCTTTCACCAGCTCAATGGTGTGTTCACCGTACCAGGGCGGGTGGTTTCCTATCCACTGGGCATCTGGCTGAAAGCCCATCTGGGACCCCACCTACCTGCTGTTCAGCCTTCCCTAAGctactttccctctctgagcctcactccCCACACCTATGTATCAGCAATGCCCTCCATTGTCTGCTCTCCACACAGCTGCCGGAGGGATGGCTGGTCCCCAATGGCCTCCGTTGATCCCACCTCCTGGTATCCATGCCCTTATATAGTTAGTCCCCTCCCACTATGAATAGAACTGAGAACAGTAGGATATGGAAGAAATAACAGTGAGGCTTCTGCTGTTAGGGCATAAAAGGCAGCGGTTTCCTCCTTGCGCtctctcgggggggggggggggggggggagccaGCAGCCATGTTGGGAGGAAGCTCAATCAGCCCTGCGGAGGGGCCCAGGTGgcgaggaactgaggcctcccaCCAACAGCCATGTGAGAGAAGTGGCTTGGGAGCAGCTCCTCCAGCCCTGGCTGAGCCTTCAGGTGATATGTCCCCAGCCTATGTCTTCACTGCAGCCTTAGAGACCAGAGCCGGAACAATACAGCTAACCCAGGCCCAGACTGCCGCCCCACGGCAGCTGTGTGAGGTAGCATTTACTGTTGTTTACAGCTGCTAAGTATGGGGTAATTTGTTACGCAGCTTAGATAACTGATTCGGGAATCCTTTCGGTATGTAAGCTGGACCTTGTTACTCCCTTCCTTGAAATCTTTCAATGGCTTTTCATTACTGCAAACTCCTTGATAGCCCCAAAcgcccttccctcctccctctctccccctcgcTCATTCTGCTCTGGCCCCAGAAAAATTTGCACTGGTTGTTCTCTTCATAGGGAACATTCTTTCCCCAAATGCACCCATGGCtcatctttttgctttctttagtctgaaatgtcacctccttgtagaagctttccctgaccacaATCTGCAATGTTACTTCTGTTCTTTTCCCTTGttcaccttcatttttcttcagagCACTGACCACTGCTAGACATTGCATTGGATGTTATTGGTTTAGTCACTTACAATTGGTCTCATCCCTCAACATCAGAACCCTGTAGGCAGGGACTGAGTCTACCCTCCACACTCCTGTCCTCCCAGCACTTAGTGCAATGACCAGCACACAACAGGTCCCCAATAAAAACAGTGTAACAACAACAGCAGCTGACCTTTATGTAGCATTTGCTATGTGTCAGGCTCTCTGAGCCCTTTATATTAACTCACTTAGCCTCATCATAACCCTATAAAGTAGGTACTAGgactgtccccattttgcaggcaAGGAAACAAAGGCAGAGTCAGGCACTAAACCACCAATGTTCTGTTGGGTGGATGAACTAAGATGGAATGACACAGCTAAGGCTGGGAGAAAGGACGCCTCTCTGCCCTCTAGACCCACTGAGGACATGATGTTTGCTTCATAAACAGGACAGGCAGGCTACGGCATGTCAGCAGCCCTCTCTGGTGTCCCGTGGCATTGGCAGGGCTGCCTGGCTTTAATGAGGGAGGTGTAGCTGCCTAAGCACAGGTGGCCATCAAAGGAGGGTGACAGCTTGAAAGAGGGATCATCAGAGACCACAGAAGCCAAGAGTGTGTGAGATGGCAGGGAACTAGGGGCCATGGAGACCCAACCCCTTGTTCTACACAGATGAGCAGTGACTTGTCTCAAGAGCACACAGGACCCAGGACTTCTGACACCCAGTCTGTGCAGGGCCTCCCTCAAGACATCTGAGAAAGGCTCCTCATCCCGAGACCTTAAACTCCTGGGAAAGAGGGAACTCTGTGGCCAAGAAGGCAGCTCTAGctacagaaaggaaataaagagaagagagGCTGTACGGCTCTTGAGTAAGACCCAAACGGTGGCAAATGTCTCTGAGCTTGGTCTCTTCATTTGGAATAAAAGTATTAACAATTCGAGTCTTGGGTTTCCTTCAAGTCTCTGCTCAGTTATTACCCTCAGGGTGGCCTTTTCCAACCCTCATGTTTAACAACGCAAACTCCCTGCTAGCATGCACTTTATAAACTAGAGCTAGTACTAAGTTTTTCCACAGGGAGCCCAATACCCATCTCTGTGCTCAGAAGAACAAGGGAAGGTACACCTATCCACCTTTAAGTCCAAAACTCACACCTTAGGCCCATTTTCTGGTGGGAAGGGGGACAAGAATGTAGGCCTGGGGTTCAGGGGATCAGCCCCCCCGCAAGGCAGTCTGAGAATCCGCTCAACCCTGTGAAAGTCTTAGGGGCTCACaagaggaatgaataaatgatggaaGAAAAGACCTGAATTCTGGAAACCCCTCCCCCTCCTAGAGACCTCTCTAAATCAAGAGTCCCTAAACATTTCCGGTAACTAGACTCCTCCCCAGGAAAGGGATCGTCCTCACAAGGGATCCCTCAAGGGGGGCACTAAGGATTCTCCGGCGACGACTGGCTCCCCAAGCCCCCTTGAGAAAGACCCTCAGGAACTATGCCTCAAGATCCTTCTATGCGGATCCCCCAGTACTAAGTCTGTCACAGGTTGGCTCTCGAAGTCCCCAAGACTCCGAGAAAGGGGTCGCCCCCATGGGGCCCCTCACGTGTTGGCTCCCCGGGTCCCCCAGCGAGGAGATGCCCGGAGACAGGTCTCCAGATCCCGGGGGGAAGAGATCGCCAAGACTCGGGACCCCTCAAGCtcaaccccagccccagcccacgaATCCCCGAGACCAGATGCTCAGACGACGCGGTctccccgcgcccgcccgccagGCCCGGGCCCCGCACCGTGCTCCCGGCCGCCGGAACGCCCCACCGAGCTCCCGAGACTCAGGACCCGTCGCTCCGGCCAGCTCCGGCAGGCGCCACCGTCGCCACAACCGCTTCACCAGGAGCGACGCTCGCAGCGCGTCCTGGGGGCCGCCATCTTCCCGCCCACGTGACCGGCCGGACGGCACCAACGCAGCTCGGGGGGGGGATCCAGCGAAAGGCTCCCAGGAAGGACAGAGGCCCGGAAGCCTGAGTCGGCACCAGTGCCATAGCTCACACTACTACATCGGCAGCCGTCCCGCGACATTCCTCAGGGAACGGAACTGGCAACGCCGCCCCTTTTCCGGAAAAGATTCTCTCCGACCTCCCCTCCCGGTACGATAAGTGGAAATGGTTTGTGCCGATTCAGCGGCCGGCTCGCCACAGAGCATGCGCAGCGTTGCGGGCTGGGCGGGGTCAGGCTCCGGGGGCGTGGCCAACCCAGacagggaagggggaaaaaaggaagcgTTGcagttgttcattcattcattcatttatttaataaaacagcaaactatttttttattcttatttaagcgtattgtgggggtacaaaactttaggttatgtatattgcccttgccccccccacccccctgagtcagagattcaaacgtgtccatcctctagacagtgcacatcacactcattatgtgtatatacacccatcccctcccccacccacatctgcccgacacccgatcaatgttattcctaaatgtgctcttacatgatggtcagtgaaaccagtttgatggtgagtacatgtggtgcttatttttccattcttgggatactgcacttagcagaatgggttccaactctttccaggaaaatacaagaggtgctatatcaccattgtttcttatagctgagtagtactccatggtatacatataccacattttattaatccactcatgtattgatgggcacttgggttgtttccacatcttcacaattgtgaattgtgctgctataaacattcgggtgcagatatctttgttatacaatgtcttttgttcttttgggtagatgcccaataatgggattgctggatcaaatggtaggtctacttgtatctattgctttccacagaggttacactagtttgcagtcccaccagcagtgtgtgagtgttcctgtctctccggatccacgccaacatttgttgttatgggactttttgataaacgccattctcactggagttaagtgatatctcattgtggttttgatttgcatttccctgatgattagagatgttgagcattttttcatatgtttgttggccattcttctgtcttcttttgaaaaatttctgttcatgtcctttgcccactttttgatagggttgtttgattttttcttgctgattttcctgagttctaaatagattctagttatcagtcctttatcggatgtgtagcatgcaaaaattttttcccattctttaggttgtctatttactctcgtgacagtttctttggctgtgccgaagctttttaatttaatcagatcccatttatttatttttgttgttgaacaACAAACTATTAATTGGAGAAAGTAGGTGGTGGACATATGACagttcactgtaaaattctttcaatttttctatatatttgaaagttttcataATAAGATGTTGGAAAACTAGGTGGCTGGGAAAAGGAGGGTGACTATTATTCTCAGTGTTTAAACGTTTCAAagttaaagattttaaaactgttttaacttttatttatttatttatttcttgattcagagtctcactctgttgcccaggctagagtgccgtggcgtcagcctagatcacagcaacctcaaactcctggcctcaagcgatcctcccgcctcagcctcccagaatgctaggcttacaggcgtaagcc encodes:
- the LOC123633452 gene encoding proline-rich protein HaeIII subfamily 1-like — translated: MGPLTCWLPGSPSEEMPGDRSPDPGGKRSPRLGTPQAQPQPQPTNPRDQMLRRRGLPAPARQARAPHRAPGRRNAPPSSRDSGPVAPASSGRRHRRHNRFTRSDARSASWGPPSSRPRDRPDGTNAARGGDPAKGSQEGQRPGSLSRHQCHSSHYYIGSRPATFLRERNWQRRPFSGKDSLRPPLPRLH